The following are encoded together in the Pungitius pungitius chromosome 7, fPunPun2.1, whole genome shotgun sequence genome:
- the tut4 gene encoding terminal uridylyltransferase 4 isoform X1, with protein MDESKSPVKSFKQSQPRGPKALSSEKSNKEAPAQRDGTKSATRSTDNLNAAKDDHNSRGSCEPSKTFADIPQDKRRGRPSRVTRLTGRTSSGERGKGKVASSQQKPVAQDPDTRVSISADGSSSANRETSSPVVPGTPERGPTELHCSPVVVQTKEKSYGVKRAALMQQSVEEVRPMGKDGTLTEQQLGLRQAEERLYRDYIHRLLKHSPDYPNYQYLCKLCSVHIENIQGAHKHIKEKRHKKNIMEKQEENELRALPPASSAQLKAVDEAVQDTARQHGISEEDFEVRKAVVIKMEEIIKRHLSDCALRLYGSCLTRFAFKTSDINIDVTHPPSMTQPEVLIQVLEILKKSSEFSEVESDFHAKVPAVFCRDVSNGLMCKVSAGNDVACLTTNHLAALSRLEPRLIPLVMAFRYWARLCHIDCQAEGGIPSYSLALMVIFFLQQRKEPVLPVYLGRWIEGFDVKRVDEYHLTGISLDIFVRWERRLVSSTDNRNEARGEGRAKPEQKKIPDTHYSEGITRLTLDLCRDVSPGQLWLELLRFYTLEFALEEHIISIRLKELLSREGKNWPRRRLAIEDPFALKRNVARSLNSQMVFEYIHERLRSAYKYFACPQRRSSSSVACQRQADNRGKTLEELEEEEVEEAGKGRPSWGGLRKIKEDEKPDSDDDEDGSDPSSKSTEQTLDASLMDMVLHARVKPVLRPNGLPDSDKEEEEKDEEAEGSSVSAADGLVASEDLHYVFDKMIFTNGKPPTVVCSICKRDGHLKDECPEDFKKIELKPLPPMNDRFRDILDGLCKLCFYELSPTPTEQQKREQILCSLERFIRKEYNEKAQLCLFGSSKNGFGFRDSDLDICMTLEGHETAERLNCKEIIEALAKVLKKHTGLRNILPITTAKVPIVKFEHRQSGLEGDISLYNTLAQHNTRMLATYAALDPRVQFLGYTMKVFAKRCDIGDASRGSLSSYAYILMVLYFLQQRQPPVIPVLQEIFDGNVVPQRMVDGWNAFFCDDLEDLRRHLSKLQPNLESVGELWLGLLRFYTEEFDFKEHVISIRQRKRLTTFEKQWTSKCIAIEDPFDLNHNLGAGVSRKMTNFIMKAFINGRKLFGTPFCPLQGTEVDYFFDSKVLTDGELAPNDRCCRICGKIGHYMKDCPKRRRMKKKENDKDEDTKEEERELKDRRCFQCGDMGHVRRDCPEYRHLKQRATGAPAPHMVRTVLSSQSIPIPQTAADGPGRTRQPSECSDSRQTPPYSPQSTTALPSSSKISSSPQPSHIKTSPAGAAKQPVQTHVPLSLFSFPATHPGQYHPAAALSALGLLPSHQHQSRQSQGPPHHPVHVPSTAWPIHGPVLTTSSPNGPSPPGLKFALRSATGNGSPTGTGGNPSPMNLNDPSIIFAQPAGRQLGIGPGREGHWHNHLAQTGSLMGNGTVVKSESSHPAQFGGVTQGSRLWDHNKTPQYALPPSWPYRMPQNFIQQGNSGYPPGKPFVAQGPAVQPNPNFPLLPHVRHPVNLNFVQQKK; from the exons ATGGATGAATCCAAAAGTCCAGTCAAATCTTTCAAGCAGTCTCAACCCAGAGGACCCAAAGCTTTGTCCAGTGAGAAGTCAAATAAAGAGGCTCCTGCGCAGAGAGATGGTACCAAGTCTGCAACCCGCAGCACAGACAACCTCAATGCTGCGAAGGATGACCACAATAGTCGGGGGAGCTGCGAGCCAAGCAAGACTTTTGCAGACATCCCCCAGGACAAGAGAAGAGGGCGGCCCTCCAGGGTCACTAGACTAACTGGAAGAACAAGTTCTGGGGAGAGGGGGAAAGGAAAGGTGGCAAGCTCACAACAGAAGCCGGTGGCACAGGATCCCGACACCAGGGTGTCTATTTCTGCAGACGGCAGCTCCTCAGCAAACAGAGAGACCAGCTCTCCTGTAGTGCCCGGGACACCTGAGAGAGGCCCCACAGAGCTCCATTGTAGCCCCGTTGTTGTTCAGACTAAGGAAAAGTCATATG GGGTGAAGCGGGCCGCATTGATGCAGCAGTCTGTTGAAGAGGTGAGGCCCATGGGGAAGGATGGCACGCTGACGGAGCAACAGTTGGGCCTCCGGCAGGCAGAGGAGCGCCTGTACAGAGACTACATCCACCGACTGCTGAAA CACTCCCCTGACTACCCAAACTATCAATATTTATGCAAGCTCTGTTCTGTACACATTGAGAACATTCaaggagcacacaaacacatcaaggAGAAGAGACACAAGAAGAACATTATG gagaaacaggaggagAACGAGCTGCGTGCACTGCCGCCCGCCTCCTCCGCCCAGTTGAAGGCTGTGGACGAGGCCGTCCAGGACACTGCGAGGCAGCACGGCATCTCAGAGGAGGACTTTGAGGTTCGGAAAGCCGTGGTCATCAAGATGGAAGAGATCATAAAGAGGCACCTCTCAG ATTGTGCTCTCCGTCTCTATGGTTCATGTCTTACCCGATTTGCCTTTAAGACGAGTGATATCAACATTGATgtcacccaccccccctca ATGACACAACCTGAGGTCTTGATACAAGTGCTGGAAATTCTTAAAAAAAGCT CTGAATTCTCTGAGGTTGAGTCAGATTTTCATGCCAAAGTTCCTGCAGTGTTCTGTCGGGATGTTAGCAA CGGCTTGATGTGTAAAGTGAGTGCAGGTAACGACGTTGCTTGTCTCACCACCAATCATCTGGCAGCCTTGTCTAGACTGGAACCCAGATTAATCCCCCTGGTGATGGCCTTCCGATACTGGGCGAGG CTGTGTCACATTGACTGCCAGGCTGAGGGGGGCATCCCCTCGTACTCCTTAGCCCTCATGGTCATCTTCTTCCTGCAGCAGAGGAAGGAGCCGGTACTCCCCGTCTACCTGGGCCGCTGG ATTGAAGGCTTCGATGTGAAGCGTGTGGACGAGTACCACTTAACTGGAATATCACTAGACATCTTTGTTCGTTGGGAGCGCAGACTCGTAAGCTCCACAGACAACCGGAACGAAGCCAGGGGAGAAGGCAGAGCCAAGCCGGAGCAGAAAAAAATCCCTGACACTCATTACTCCGAAGGCATT ACTCGCCTAACTTTGGACCTGTGCAGAGATGTGTCGCCGGGCCAGCTGTGGTTGGAGCTCTTGCGTTTCTACACCCTAGAGTTTGCACTGGAAGAACACATCATCAGCATCCGCCTGAAGGAGCTCCTCTCTAGAGAAGGGAAGAACTGGCCTCGGCGCAGGCTCGCTATTGAGG ATCCTTTTGCCTTGAAGAGGAATGTCGCGCGGAGCCTCAACAGCCAAATGGTATTTGAGTACATCCACGAGCGCCTACGTTCGGCTTACAAATACTTTGCGTGCCCtcagagaagaagcagcagctctgTGGCGTGccagagacaggcagacaaccGGGGTAAAACATTGGAagagcttgaggaggaggaagtagaAGAGGCTGGTAAAGGCCGTCCCTCTTGGGGGGGATTGCGCAAAATTAAGGAGGATGAGAAACCtgacagtgatgatgatgaagatggatCCGACCCGTCCAGTAAAAGTACTGAGCAGACTTTGGATGCAAGCCTCATGGACATGGTTCTCCATGCGAGGGTCAAACCAGTCCTCCGCCCCAACGGCCTGCCAGACAGTgacaaggaggaagaggagaaggatgaAGAAGCGGAGGGAAGCAGTGTTTCAGCTGCTGACGGACTTGTTGCGTCAGAAGATCTTCACTATGTGTTTGATAAGATGATCTTTACTAATGGGAAG CCCCCAACCGTTGTGTGTAGCATCTGCAAGCGAGATGGTCACCTGAAGGACGAGTGCCCTGAAGACTTCAAGAAGATCGAGCTGAAGCCTCTGCCTCCCATGAACGACCGCTTCAGAGATATCCTCGATGGGCTCTGCAAATTGTGCTTCT aTGAATTGTCACCTACACCCACAGAGCAGCAGAAGAGGGAGCAGATCCTTTGCAGCTTAGAACGATTCATCAGGAAGGAGTACAATG AAAAAGCTCAACTCTGCTTGTTTGGATCCTCAAAGAATGGGTTTGGCTTTCGTGACAGTGACCTTGACATCTGCATGACTCTGGAGGGCCATGAGACTGCTGAG AGGCTGAACTGCAAAGAGATCATTGAAGCCCTCGCAAAAGTGCTAAAGAAGCATACAG GTTTGAGGAACATCTTGCCCATCACAACAGCTAAAGTGCCTATTGTGAAGTTTGAACACAGACAGAGTGGTTTGGAGGGAGATATTAGCCTTTATAATACTCTG GCTCAACACAACACCAGGATGCTGGCTACATATGCAGCCTTGGATCCACGTGTGCAATTCCTGGGATACACAATGAAGGTCTTTGCCAAG CGCTGCGACATTGGGGATGCGTCCAGAGGAAGCCTCTCATCTTATGCCTACATCTTGATGGTGCTTTACTTTCTGCAGCAGAGGCAGCCACCAGTCATTCCAGTCTTACAGGAG atctTTGATGGGAATGTTGTCCCCCAGCGGATGGTAGATGGCTGGAATGCTTTCTTTTGTGATGACCTTGAGGATCTG CGTCGACATCTCTCAAAGCTGCAGCCAAACCTGGAGTCCGTGGGGGAGCTGTGGTTGGGGCTCTTGCGCTTTTACACTGAAGAGTTTGACTTCAAAGAGCACGTCATCAGCATCCGCCAAAGGAAACGCCTCACCACCTTCGAGAAGCAGTGGACTAGTAAATGCATCGCTATTGAAG ATCCCTTTGATTTGAATCATAATCTTGGCGCTGGAGTTTCCCGCAAAA TGACAAACTTCATCATGAAGGCCTTTATAAACGGAAGAAAGTTGTTTGGGACTCCATTCTGCCCTTTACAGGGAACCGAAGTG GACTACTTCTTTGACTCAAAGGTGTTGACAGATGGGGAGTTGGCGCCCAATGACCGGTGCTGCAGAATCTGCGGGAAGATTGGACACTACATGAAGGACTGTCCAAAACGACGCAG gatgaagaagaaggaaaacgaCAAAGACGAGGACACAAAAGAGGAGGAGCGTGAGCTGAAGGACAGGCGTTGTTTTCAGTGTGGGGACATGGGACATGTAAGAAGAGACTGTCCCGAGTATCGTCACCTCAAGCAGAGGGCCACCGGCGCACCAG CTCCTCACATGGTACGGACTGTATTGAGCTCCCAGTCCATCCCAATTCCCCAGACAGCTGCAGACGGTCCAGGAAGGACCAGGCAGCCCTCTGAATGT TCCGATAGTCGGCAGACTCCGCCCTACTCTCCGCAGTCCACAACTGCTCTTCCGAGTTCCTCAAAGATCTCCAGTTCCCCTCAGCCCTCCCACATTAAGACCAGTCCTGCCGGAGCCGCAAAGCAGCCTGTTCAGACCCACGTCCCCCTGTCTCTCTTCAGCTTCCCCGCCACCCATCCAGGCCAGTACCACCCAGCAGCGGCGCTCAGCGCACTGGGGCTGCTTCCCTCCCACCAGCACCAGTCGCGTCAGTCCCAGGGGCCGCCTCATCACCCGGTGCACGTCCCTTCCACGGCCTGGCCCATTCACGGACCAGTCCTCACCACGTCTTCTCCAAACGGCCCCTCCCCGCCTGGCCTGAAGTTCGCCCTGCGTTCGGCGACGGGAAACGGGAGTCCTACAGGTACAGGGGGCAATCCCAGCCCCATGAACCTGAACGACCCCAGCATCATCTTCGCCCAGCCGGCGGGGAGACAGCTGGGCATCGGGCCTGGACGGGAAGGACACTGGCACAACCACTTGGCACAGACTGGGTCACTCATGGGCAATGGCACTGTGGTCAAGTCAG AGTCAAGCCACCCAGCCCAGTTTGGAGGCGTAACCCAGGGCTCGCGGTTATGGGATCACAATAAAACCCCACAGTACGCCCTGCCTCCATCGTGGCCTTACCGAATGCCCCAGAACTTTATCCAGCAGGGCAACAGCGGCTAcccgcctggaaaaccatttgtGGCCCAAG GGCCTGCTGTGCAGCCCAATCCAAACTTCCCGCTGCTCCCCCACGTCCGACATCCAGTGAATTTGAATTTCGTTCAACAGAAGAAGTGA
- the tut4 gene encoding terminal uridylyltransferase 4 isoform X2 produces MDESKSPVKSFKQSQPRGPKALSSEKSNKEAPAQRDGTKSATRSTDNLNAAKDDHNSRGSCEPSKTFADIPQDKRRGRPSRVTRLTGRTSSGERGKGKVASSQQKPVAQDPDTRVSISADGSSSANRETSSPVVPGTPERGPTELHCSPVVVQTKEKSYGVKRAALMQQSVEEVRPMGKDGTLTEQQLGLRQAEERLYRDYIHRLLKHSPDYPNYQYLCKLCSVHIENIQGAHKHIKEKRHKKNIMEKQEENELRALPPASSAQLKAVDEAVQDTARQHGISEEDFEVRKAVVIKMEEIIKRHLSDCALRLYGSCLTRFAFKTSDINIDVTHPPSMTQPEVLIQVLEILKKSSEFSEVESDFHAKVPAVFCRDVSNGLMCKVSAGNDVACLTTNHLAALSRLEPRLIPLVMAFRYWARLCHIDCQAEGGIPSYSLALMVIFFLQQRKEPVLPVYLGRWIEGFDVKRVDEYHLTGISLDIFVRWERRLVSSTDNRNEARGEGRAKPEQKKIPDTHYSEGITRLTLDLCRDVSPGQLWLELLRFYTLEFALEEHIISIRLKELLSREGKNWPRRRLAIEDPFALKRNVARSLNSQMVFEYIHERLRSAYKYFACPQRRSSSSVACQRQADNRGKTLEELEEEEVEEAGKGRPSWGGLRKIKEDEKPDSDDDEDGSDPSSKSTEQTLDASLMDMVLHARVKPVLRPNGLPDSDKEEEEKDEEAEGSSVSAADGLVASEDLHYVFDKMIFTNGKPPTVVCSICKRDGHLKDECPEDFKKIELKPLPPMNDRFRDILDGLCKLCFYELSPTPTEQQKREQILCSLERFIRKEYNEKAQLCLFGSSKNGFGFRDSDLDICMTLEGHETAERLNCKEIIEALAKVLKKHTGLRNILPITTAKVPIVKFEHRQSGLEGDISLYNTLAQHNTRMLATYAALDPRVQFLGYTMKVFAKRCDIGDASRGSLSSYAYILMVLYFLQQRQPPVIPVLQEIFDGNVVPQRMVDGWNAFFCDDLEDLRRHLSKLQPNLESVGELWLGLLRFYTEEFDFKEHVISIRQRKRLTTFEKQWTSKCIAIEDPFDLNHNLGAGVSRKMTNFIMKAFINGRKLFGTPFCPLQGTEVDYFFDSKVLTDGELAPNDRCCRICGKIGHYMKDCPKRRRMKKKENDKDEDTKEEERELKDRRCFQCGDMGHVRRDCPEYRHLKQRATGAPAPHMVRTVLSSQSIPIPQTAADGPGRTRQPSECSDSRQTPPYSPQSTTALPSSSKISSSPQPSHIKTSPAGAAKQPVQTHVPLSLFSFPATHPESSHPAQFGGVTQGSRLWDHNKTPQYALPPSWPYRMPQNFIQQGNSGYPPGKPFVAQGPAVQPNPNFPLLPHVRHPVNLNFVQQKK; encoded by the exons ATGGATGAATCCAAAAGTCCAGTCAAATCTTTCAAGCAGTCTCAACCCAGAGGACCCAAAGCTTTGTCCAGTGAGAAGTCAAATAAAGAGGCTCCTGCGCAGAGAGATGGTACCAAGTCTGCAACCCGCAGCACAGACAACCTCAATGCTGCGAAGGATGACCACAATAGTCGGGGGAGCTGCGAGCCAAGCAAGACTTTTGCAGACATCCCCCAGGACAAGAGAAGAGGGCGGCCCTCCAGGGTCACTAGACTAACTGGAAGAACAAGTTCTGGGGAGAGGGGGAAAGGAAAGGTGGCAAGCTCACAACAGAAGCCGGTGGCACAGGATCCCGACACCAGGGTGTCTATTTCTGCAGACGGCAGCTCCTCAGCAAACAGAGAGACCAGCTCTCCTGTAGTGCCCGGGACACCTGAGAGAGGCCCCACAGAGCTCCATTGTAGCCCCGTTGTTGTTCAGACTAAGGAAAAGTCATATG GGGTGAAGCGGGCCGCATTGATGCAGCAGTCTGTTGAAGAGGTGAGGCCCATGGGGAAGGATGGCACGCTGACGGAGCAACAGTTGGGCCTCCGGCAGGCAGAGGAGCGCCTGTACAGAGACTACATCCACCGACTGCTGAAA CACTCCCCTGACTACCCAAACTATCAATATTTATGCAAGCTCTGTTCTGTACACATTGAGAACATTCaaggagcacacaaacacatcaaggAGAAGAGACACAAGAAGAACATTATG gagaaacaggaggagAACGAGCTGCGTGCACTGCCGCCCGCCTCCTCCGCCCAGTTGAAGGCTGTGGACGAGGCCGTCCAGGACACTGCGAGGCAGCACGGCATCTCAGAGGAGGACTTTGAGGTTCGGAAAGCCGTGGTCATCAAGATGGAAGAGATCATAAAGAGGCACCTCTCAG ATTGTGCTCTCCGTCTCTATGGTTCATGTCTTACCCGATTTGCCTTTAAGACGAGTGATATCAACATTGATgtcacccaccccccctca ATGACACAACCTGAGGTCTTGATACAAGTGCTGGAAATTCTTAAAAAAAGCT CTGAATTCTCTGAGGTTGAGTCAGATTTTCATGCCAAAGTTCCTGCAGTGTTCTGTCGGGATGTTAGCAA CGGCTTGATGTGTAAAGTGAGTGCAGGTAACGACGTTGCTTGTCTCACCACCAATCATCTGGCAGCCTTGTCTAGACTGGAACCCAGATTAATCCCCCTGGTGATGGCCTTCCGATACTGGGCGAGG CTGTGTCACATTGACTGCCAGGCTGAGGGGGGCATCCCCTCGTACTCCTTAGCCCTCATGGTCATCTTCTTCCTGCAGCAGAGGAAGGAGCCGGTACTCCCCGTCTACCTGGGCCGCTGG ATTGAAGGCTTCGATGTGAAGCGTGTGGACGAGTACCACTTAACTGGAATATCACTAGACATCTTTGTTCGTTGGGAGCGCAGACTCGTAAGCTCCACAGACAACCGGAACGAAGCCAGGGGAGAAGGCAGAGCCAAGCCGGAGCAGAAAAAAATCCCTGACACTCATTACTCCGAAGGCATT ACTCGCCTAACTTTGGACCTGTGCAGAGATGTGTCGCCGGGCCAGCTGTGGTTGGAGCTCTTGCGTTTCTACACCCTAGAGTTTGCACTGGAAGAACACATCATCAGCATCCGCCTGAAGGAGCTCCTCTCTAGAGAAGGGAAGAACTGGCCTCGGCGCAGGCTCGCTATTGAGG ATCCTTTTGCCTTGAAGAGGAATGTCGCGCGGAGCCTCAACAGCCAAATGGTATTTGAGTACATCCACGAGCGCCTACGTTCGGCTTACAAATACTTTGCGTGCCCtcagagaagaagcagcagctctgTGGCGTGccagagacaggcagacaaccGGGGTAAAACATTGGAagagcttgaggaggaggaagtagaAGAGGCTGGTAAAGGCCGTCCCTCTTGGGGGGGATTGCGCAAAATTAAGGAGGATGAGAAACCtgacagtgatgatgatgaagatggatCCGACCCGTCCAGTAAAAGTACTGAGCAGACTTTGGATGCAAGCCTCATGGACATGGTTCTCCATGCGAGGGTCAAACCAGTCCTCCGCCCCAACGGCCTGCCAGACAGTgacaaggaggaagaggagaaggatgaAGAAGCGGAGGGAAGCAGTGTTTCAGCTGCTGACGGACTTGTTGCGTCAGAAGATCTTCACTATGTGTTTGATAAGATGATCTTTACTAATGGGAAG CCCCCAACCGTTGTGTGTAGCATCTGCAAGCGAGATGGTCACCTGAAGGACGAGTGCCCTGAAGACTTCAAGAAGATCGAGCTGAAGCCTCTGCCTCCCATGAACGACCGCTTCAGAGATATCCTCGATGGGCTCTGCAAATTGTGCTTCT aTGAATTGTCACCTACACCCACAGAGCAGCAGAAGAGGGAGCAGATCCTTTGCAGCTTAGAACGATTCATCAGGAAGGAGTACAATG AAAAAGCTCAACTCTGCTTGTTTGGATCCTCAAAGAATGGGTTTGGCTTTCGTGACAGTGACCTTGACATCTGCATGACTCTGGAGGGCCATGAGACTGCTGAG AGGCTGAACTGCAAAGAGATCATTGAAGCCCTCGCAAAAGTGCTAAAGAAGCATACAG GTTTGAGGAACATCTTGCCCATCACAACAGCTAAAGTGCCTATTGTGAAGTTTGAACACAGACAGAGTGGTTTGGAGGGAGATATTAGCCTTTATAATACTCTG GCTCAACACAACACCAGGATGCTGGCTACATATGCAGCCTTGGATCCACGTGTGCAATTCCTGGGATACACAATGAAGGTCTTTGCCAAG CGCTGCGACATTGGGGATGCGTCCAGAGGAAGCCTCTCATCTTATGCCTACATCTTGATGGTGCTTTACTTTCTGCAGCAGAGGCAGCCACCAGTCATTCCAGTCTTACAGGAG atctTTGATGGGAATGTTGTCCCCCAGCGGATGGTAGATGGCTGGAATGCTTTCTTTTGTGATGACCTTGAGGATCTG CGTCGACATCTCTCAAAGCTGCAGCCAAACCTGGAGTCCGTGGGGGAGCTGTGGTTGGGGCTCTTGCGCTTTTACACTGAAGAGTTTGACTTCAAAGAGCACGTCATCAGCATCCGCCAAAGGAAACGCCTCACCACCTTCGAGAAGCAGTGGACTAGTAAATGCATCGCTATTGAAG ATCCCTTTGATTTGAATCATAATCTTGGCGCTGGAGTTTCCCGCAAAA TGACAAACTTCATCATGAAGGCCTTTATAAACGGAAGAAAGTTGTTTGGGACTCCATTCTGCCCTTTACAGGGAACCGAAGTG GACTACTTCTTTGACTCAAAGGTGTTGACAGATGGGGAGTTGGCGCCCAATGACCGGTGCTGCAGAATCTGCGGGAAGATTGGACACTACATGAAGGACTGTCCAAAACGACGCAG gatgaagaagaaggaaaacgaCAAAGACGAGGACACAAAAGAGGAGGAGCGTGAGCTGAAGGACAGGCGTTGTTTTCAGTGTGGGGACATGGGACATGTAAGAAGAGACTGTCCCGAGTATCGTCACCTCAAGCAGAGGGCCACCGGCGCACCAG CTCCTCACATGGTACGGACTGTATTGAGCTCCCAGTCCATCCCAATTCCCCAGACAGCTGCAGACGGTCCAGGAAGGACCAGGCAGCCCTCTGAATGT TCCGATAGTCGGCAGACTCCGCCCTACTCTCCGCAGTCCACAACTGCTCTTCCGAGTTCCTCAAAGATCTCCAGTTCCCCTCAGCCCTCCCACATTAAGACCAGTCCTGCCGGAGCCGCAAAGCAGCCTGTTCAGACCCACGTCCCCCTGTCTCTCTTCAGCTTCCCCGCCACCCATCCAG AGTCAAGCCACCCAGCCCAGTTTGGAGGCGTAACCCAGGGCTCGCGGTTATGGGATCACAATAAAACCCCACAGTACGCCCTGCCTCCATCGTGGCCTTACCGAATGCCCCAGAACTTTATCCAGCAGGGCAACAGCGGCTAcccgcctggaaaaccatttgtGGCCCAAG GGCCTGCTGTGCAGCCCAATCCAAACTTCCCGCTGCTCCCCCACGTCCGACATCCAGTGAATTTGAATTTCGTTCAACAGAAGAAGTGA